The DNA window CTTGAATGTGAGCCCTCCAGatgaatataaatacaaaagCTGGAAAATTCTTAAAGTATAGACTGATGACAGTATACATAAATTAttcatatatcaaatatatatgttGATACGAGagttccccccaaaaaaaatgtttAACCAATACGAATGCATGATCAGGGGCATTTAAAGGGACCAGCCCCTTCAGTGGCCTCTGCAGTGTTGTCCTTAATAGGTGCGGAGCAGGGCTGGGGGGATCTGGGGTTTTGTCTTGGAGTCTGAAAAGAGTTAGCTGCTCAAAGATAGGCGAGAGATGCAGCAGAAGGCATAGCCTCCACCCAAGTCTTCCGGGCCAGGTGCATCTCTCCTGAACTCAGGCAATCCTGAAGATGAGCACTCCCACGGACAATGAGCTCAGAACAGAGACAAGCCTTCCTGCCAAACAGAGACAGCCAGCGCCCACTTCAGCTAAGCGCTGGCACCTGCAGGACACTCCCTCCTCACTACCtccaagggagagaagaaaagctgTTGTGATAGGGTGTGCTGGTGGAGACAAACTGTTCCCAACAGAGCATCTGGAATTAATGGTCTAAACCCCTGCTAGGCCATCAGCAAGGCCCCACGGCCAGATGCTTGGCCCAATCCCGAGGCTTGATGCTTGGAGGAGTCTGGATCTGGAGGTCCCTGAAGGGGGAAGCCTGGGTAAGAAGGAACACATGAGTCTTCTTGTCTGACCCACCTATATTAGAGGCCTGGGAATGGAAGGTAGACATTCCCTCTCTGTACACACAGGACAGTAGCCTGGAGGTCAAAGTTCGAATCCCAACTGCATTtctttatgtgtgcatgtgagtgtgcacatatACCCTCACACTtggacatgtgtgcacatgcacattgtacatgtgtgtttgaaGGCCAGAGATGAGGCCCGGATGTCATtcctcagctttttattagataaggcctctcactggcctagagctcatcacataggctgggctggctggccagtgagtgccaggaatcCTCTCCCGGCACTGGGATTGTAGGGGTGCTGCACCATGCCTGGGTTTAttttacacaggttctgggaattgaactcagatcctcttgcaTGCACCACAAGCAATTTACTAAGTAAGCTATCTCCTCAGCTCCCAGATGCAACTGTTAAAAGTTTGAGGACTTGGGATAGGTCATGAATTTCTCCAAGCCCCATTTCTCCAGCTTTTGAACAGACAAAAATAGTGCCTTGTGTGTCTGTTGGCCCTGAGTGTATGATACTCATAGTTCTATTCCTGGGAATAGGAAAGAAACTGGGGAAGTGCTTAATAAACTATAAGGATGAGTATTTGGGGCAAAGGGCTTCTTGTATCCCATAACCCCCTCCAAAAATCTGATGACTTCATAAAGGTGGCTAGAATGGAGACCTGGTCTTCCATCCAAGCCTGTCCCCTTGGCAGAGAGTTCCCACAAGGATGGCCCTTAGCTGGTGTGAGGAGCCAGCTTGGGACCTGGGAGTGGCAGACACAGTGACTGCTGGCCAGCTTCTGCTAACTGAACCTCTCAAAGCTCCCTCATCAATCCATCATGCTCTTAGCAGTTGACACCTCTGGCACAAGCTCCAGCAGCCCAGTATTAGAATTACAAGAAGCCCGGTTTTgaaggcaaagacagatggaGGAATCTCAGCTTCAAATTTGTCTAAGTGTTGTGAATAGTTGGACCCAGGCAAGGCATCTCCCCTGCCTTCTGACAAAGGGGAAGGGGCGGGGGTTTTGTTAGAAGTACAAATTGCTTCTTAATGCAGAGACTAAAACTGGGTTGGGGCACCTCCTTAGCAATTcctcccagctctcaggaaagCCATAGCTGCAtgtcaattttaatttttgaaatttaaaccAAGGGCTTTGTGTCTAAGCTCCATCTCatcagaggaaggggaggaataAGTCAAAAAGGATTAGGGGCCCGATGGGGATTGCAGATCCATAGCAATTAGACTTCATTTGGGTTGCAGACATTGGGTTTTAATCGCATTTCAGGATGATACAATCAACAAGGCATCCGAAAGTGATACCCACCATGTAACCATAGACTGTTCCTGGGTGTAGGTGGGCTCAGTCAGGTTTGGGATCTACCGTCAGAGGGGGTAGCATGGCATGTGGTAGGAAATCAGGGTTCTGTTTGTGTATGGAACTGGGAAATGATAGCTTgacagtatttctttttctctagctTTCTTTGTGCACTTTATTCTTGGACTCAATGCAGGCATAATCATTGCTTATATTCAAACGAATGACTAGAAAacattattcaaataaaatgagAGCACAAAGGAATGGTGGCAACCACAGGATTCAAGGCAGGGGGTATAATCGTCTTGTAAAGGGGATTGGCAGCTTTCATCACCTCCCAAACAATGCCATTTGAGGGTAGACAGCAACCAAGAACGTTTCACACACCACATTGGCATGAATGCATGCCACTGTGCAACATGAATTGAATGAGAACAATTATACCTACACTATCAATTTTCAAGTGTTCAGCTTTACCTAGATACACACATGCCAGGATTACCTCTGTGTAGATatgcacatgcgtgcacacacttCTTTAAgcatttaggggtgtgtgtgtgtgtgtgtgagtgtgtgtgtgtgtgtgtgtgtgtgacacggTGAagttgtggaagtcagaggacaacttgtaaaagAGCTGATCCTCTCCTTACACCATGTGGGCTTTGGgcattgaacttaggtccttaggcttggtggcaagtaccttaacccactgagacatctcataGTCCCACAAACACATTTCCTTCTGATAAAAAGGGCTTTTTTCCGTACAGCCAGGAAATGTGCTGGCACATACCTATcatctcagtgctcaggaagctgagacaagagaatggccagttccagaccagcctgagctacacagtgagaatctGTCTCCAGTTATTTTTTCACTTAATTTAAAGCCGAAATATTAACTTACTATCTGTTGCAACTAGGtgtccataaaaataaaaataaaaataaaacaagcaggaaggaagaaaatggaaccCAAATGCCTACACCGTGGGAATGTTTTCCTGACTTAGGTGTACAGGATACTGACCAGAAGAGAGACAAAGCTAACAGGCCCCCCAGCTGCTGTGTCACTTCTTTCAGGGAAGGAACGACCCCCAAAAGCATCTATCCCTCCTGGAGGTGGTGtcatctccctctccacaatGTCCCCCGCTGAACTGCGACATGAGCCACAGAACTACCTCAGTTTACTAACTCCTCAAAGAGCAAGGACCTAGCTGCCCTGTGAACAGATACACACCCTGCCCCACAGTGTGCTGTTGGTCTTTGGGGGAGTGAGAACTTCCAGCCGAGGAGGTACGcttctttctgctcctctgtttTAGAGCCGCCAAACTCACAGGGTCCCCACTGGCAAGTATCTCATAATTGTCTTCTATTTCACAGGGACCCTCCTTTCTGATCTCCTCCACCAGGGCCAGGGAGATCTAGTTGCACAAATTGTACACTAtcacctgtctcctccctccctttaaCTCACCTCTCAtccttccaccccccccccccaactaaggACTGCAGTGCAAATGATGGGATGCTGCTGCTCTGGTCcccgcagacacacacacacacacacacacacacacacacacacacacacacacacacacctttcaacCAACCTCGGGTGTAGGGTCAGTGCTCTGGCTAGAGATAAGGTACTGGCCAGGTTGTAAGGCCAGGATGATTTCTGGAGTCCAGGTAAAGGAGCTGCATTAATAAAAAGAACAGGAGCCGGTGCtctaaaaacataatttaatgcatggctgaggaagtcagaggagagTATGTGTGGCAAGGTGAATATTCTGTTTGTTGGAATTCAGCTACGGGTGGGGTTTTGGCTGATGAACAGGAAAATCTGCACAGGCATTTCGGGTCACAAAAAGGGAGGTCCCAGGGAGTGGCATTCACCTGGGTCAGGCCTGCAGCCCTTGACCTGGGGACACTGGAAGGGAGAAGTGAGCTGGGGAAACTCCGTGCTCCCTAGGGCTGTCTGTCCAGTCCAATCAGCTTTCCCAAGTCTGGGCTGccccacaaccaccaccacccctcctgGCCAGAGCTAAGATTCTCACCCAACTCTCCACTTaattgttccctctccctccccgggATGGGCACTGGGACCAGGGACACAGCCTCCCCACAGCATTGTGAATCAGACACACTGAGGCCTGAGGCAGGACAAGTAGGACAGCAGGGATGTGTCTTTTCCAACGGAGATGTCAGGAAGTGTCATGAAGCCGCAGAGTGACATTCACCCAAGAATGGCGGTGAGAACCCTGTGGGGATGGGGCGCCTGAAGCCACCCCGTCTCGCGCTCTCGCTCTCTGAGCCCCTAATCTGGGTATAGGAGAAAGCCCGAGAACGTGCTGTACTTGTTGTTATTGCCCCCATGAGCCTTCCCGCCGTCCAACTTCACATAGACTTCGTCGCCTGAATCCAGGTGCAGTACCACGCTGTTGCTGGCATAGTCGTAATTCTGGTCCGCATCCTGGGCTATGGCGCTGGCGCGCACCTGCGGGGCGAACCAGAGGAGTGGGTGGACCCTTGCACCTCTTCCAGAGTAAACGCCTGGCCTCCCTTGCCCATCCCCTTGCAGACTCTGTCTGCTACTTCAGTGTCAACACTCCCTCCCCAGCTCCAAGTTCTGTCTGCAGCAGAGtcaaagaaagaggagagggctTGCGGACACTGGCCCAGTGTGTAAAGGGGTTAAAGCCATGATGAAGAAAGCTAGAGGGAAATGGGATGGCCCGCGTGCAATcatagaggaaaagacaagtaCATTGTTCTAGGAGCGTGCTATTGGGACCTAGAACCTAGTTTAGGTGTGAGGGTCACTGTGTACCCGGGGTCCAGCTTGAAGCGTGCAGCATTTGGGCAAGCATAGAGGACTGCACAGGGGAACGGGATGCTGTGCTCCAGAGACCACTCTATCCCAGAGTTTTCTGGGTCTCTGGAAGGTGGCTGGAAAAAGGAAAATTCCTGGCAATCCCGGTCTGCGGATTCTTTTGGGTCTGATAAAGTAGGGAGGGGTATGTGGGAGAAAGTCACTGACCTGCCCGTTTTTGCAGAGATCCGCCCACATGCTGGTTCCGTCGCCTCCACGCATGAGGATGTGGTAAGTGAAGAAGTAAATGCCCCGCACCTGGCAGCTGAACTTGCCGGTGGTGGGGTCGTAGTGATTGCCAAGATTGGTGACCACGTCGTCGAACTTGAGCACCTCGTAGCCTTCATGAGGGCTCTTAAGTCCCACGTAGAAGGCGATCTTGGGACCGCTGAAGGCAGCGCTCAGTGCACTGGTCACTTCGCCCTCAGTGTCGCCACCGCCCCCGGCTCCGCCACCCACCATTCCAACGCCACCGGCCGCGCTGGTTGTCAACTGCAGTCCGGGTAGCCCTGGCCTCCCCGAGTCTCCCTTCTCCCCCGGGGGACCCCTGGGCCCAGGCGGCCCTGGCTCTCCAGGGGGACCCCGAGGCCCCGGCTTGCCTGGTCGCCCTGGATCGCCCTTTGGTCCCTGGATAAAGGGAGGCGGGGGGTTGGCGCTGAGGTCCTGCATAACTTCCAGGGCAGCAGTGCTGGGTCCCGGCGGTGGAGCCTTGGCGCCCGCGGGTCCCCCTGCGGGAGAGACGCTGTACGGGTCACAGATCATGCGGCAGGTGCCCAACATCTCGTAGTGAGCTGCGCCGGGGGGAGCCGCCTGCAGTAGCAGGGGCACCGCGATCAGCAACCCCAGTGCCATGGCCAGGAGCACGCCGACGGCCGCCAAGCAGGCGCGCCGCCGCCGCTGCCACAGCCGAGAGGCGACCGCCACCAGCTCCTCCTTGCCGGCCTGGGAGGTAATGGTGGAGCGGCGCGGGTGGCCCCGCTCTACGCGCTCGGACGCCAACTCCGCGGGTCCCCGCCGCGGTCCCCGACGTGGAGACCCCTGTCCTGGCTACACAACTGTTTTAACGGGAGATATCCGGACCTGGGATCCGGTGGCCACCGCGCTGGAACTGATCTGGAGAGTCGAAGAGTCCGACACGCATGGCGAGGGGCGCACAGGACGAGCCTGGCGCCCCGGCAGGTACCAGGTGGCAGTGGCTGAGAATGCTGGGTCCGGTGAGGCGTCCGGTGTTGGCTCAACGGCGCTAGCTCCTGCTCTGCTGGGATTGACGGGTCTTGGCAGGGTTCAACCGGACTCTGGAACGGCTCTACCGCacgctctgctctgctctcccgCTGCTCGCTGGCTCCCGGGTGGAGGGGGGACCCAGCTACCCTGACGTAAGGAGATCAGGACGGAGCGGCGGAGGCGGTGAGGCAGCGGCGTGCGCTGCCATCACTCGGGAGACGGCGCCCTCCTGTCATCAGCTCTCATCCCGCGGCGTCCTCCGGAGATATGCCTGCTGGCGGCGCCCAGGAGCCACAAGTGGGACCCGCGGGCCGCAGCCCCCCGCTGGGGCTCCATAGATACACACACCTCCCACAGACCACCATGCACTGgcacccacgcacgcacgcagtCAGCGGGTGCACACAGCACCTGTCACACATGGCTATGATGGTGTTCAGAATCGTGGTGCCTACAAGGTCCTGGTGGGGTCACCAAATGCATCCTCTGTCTATACCGGCCccaagtccaggacagcctcagccTCCAGCTCTGTGGGAAGGACCCTCTAGAAGCCTCAGAGTGACCAGATTTTAATCCGTCTTGCTTCTGGGTGATCTTTCCTAAAACTAGGACTTCAAATTGTGAAAAACGCCTCTCCAGCGAGCCCCCACTAACTTTTGGAAggactctttaaaaaataaaaatcatttatacatattttttgtgtggaggtcagagaataactacTAGGATTAGGTACTCTCTGTCCACAATGTGGGATGGTCCAGCGATCAAACTCAGGCTTAGCAACAAGTACCCTTACAAGCTGAGCCACGCTGACTGCCAGGAAGAACTCTAGAAAGCCAATACCCCAGGGCAGAATCTATTTGGTGTAGACACTTTCCTCCACGGGCCAATGGCTAGTGCTCATCTCCCTGAGAAAACCCACTTGAAAACAGAAGTGCTCACACTTGTATATTGCAGTCTTTTGTTttcctcactttctttttcaaaacttaGCTGTTTCACTGGGTGTGGGGAGTCACACACTACAGAATGCAGCTAACTTCCAGGCAAAGGAATAAGGCGACATGGGACACACCTTGATTTTGTTCAGAAGGGAAGAGGTGGCCAATTAGTCTTATAGGTCTAGTTAGCCCTTCAAAGTGAGATTTTGAGCACGTTTAGTAACTGATGATGgacaacttaaaaaataaaaagggaactaagtgagaacagagaacaaaaataataatcaaagtgTGGCCTTTGGGGAGACAGGATATCAGTAGTGGTGTTAAACCTGGGTTTCTTAAAGTCagacctctcctcctcctcctcctcctcctcctcctcctcctcctccttcttttcctttctcttcctttgcaTTGCCCCCTTCCCTCTCATCCTTTTGTTGatactcattttcttctttaaacttgGTTCCTTTTGTAAAGTATCATACAAAGTATTAAATGTCATCACGACATTTTAGACACTGAATGTTTTAGTAGATTGCCCTCCCTTACCTTCAGTATGCACACTGAGGGCATGGGGAGCCCCACTCCAGACAGGTGTGTGAGTTCATCTCCTATAATGCCCCAGCCTGCTCTTCCTGTACCCTAATGCATGTGTGCTTTTCCTCTGAGCCTAAGTCTTTAAGCAGCTGGACACAGATTAAAGGATGGTTTTCTATTTCCCTCTACTGCAGCAAGATGGATAAAAGAGGGAAAGGAGCCCCTCCTGTGTGTAGGGAAGACCCCTACATCAGAGGGGAAAGCCCCTGGTCTGCATCTgctggaagccctgggtttgatccattCCCAGCACAGATAAATGACACCCACCTCTTGTTTCTAGCTTCCCAGCCCTCCAGAACAGGTCCACTTTCTGAAAACAGTGGTCTAAAGAGAATGAGTGTTTATCGGATGCTCTTGAGGCTCAGTTAACCCATTTTGTCACTCTGGTCACATGCTCCCCACCCCTGGCTGCTGCAGTTTATTCCATCATAACATAGGTCTCAGAGATATTCCTACAAAGAACTTCTGGGCTTAGCCTGGGCCAGCCTTACCTGGGACAGAGATACCTACCACACCTTATTTGCTTTGTGAGTGCTCTTTCCTTCCCTAACAGACACAGTCTTGTGCATTTATGTTCCTTCTCCTCTAATACAGATGGGAAAAGAGATGCTTTGAAGATACAAAGGGATTTCCCAGGGTCCATACATGTGTCAGAACTGGGATCTTCCTCCACCTAGACCAGGGTCTCTCAAAACCTGCCTCAATGTGGCTCTGGGCTATAATCTTCAATGGCTTTTCTGCATTTTCAGatctctcccctctctgcccaGAGTGACCCTAGAATGAGAAATTCTGGGAAGCACAGTGTTGGGTTCCAGGACTGTCCCTGTaacctgtgtgaccttgagcaaagtGCTTCACTTTTTTGAGTCTCTGTCTCCACATGCAGAGTGGGAATAGAGCAAGTATCTGCCTGGGGTTCCTGGGACAATTAAGTGAGTGAATTGGTATAAAAATGCCATCATCACCACCAGATACCATCCTCCCCTCTGCTGTTGTGGGTTGTGACAATTGGGGTGACAGTTGTGCATACCAAGCAAGGTGGAATAGATGGGTTTATGGTTAATGAAAGAAATTCAAACATCATGATCACACTGTAACCTCCTCCAAAGCAGAGAATGTGGACTGTGCAGCCCTGCCCACCCCGTAGCTCCCTGCCACAAAGCAGCCTTTCACAGCCTCGGCTTTGCTGGGAGCCCTTTTGGTTTGCAGGGGGTGCAGGCTTCCTCCACCGAGTGTCCACTAGGTGGCGGGTTGAGCAGAGCAGAGCTAGCAGGTGACTGGTCCTACCGTCTTCTACCCCCCAGTAGCGAGGTCTGGTAGTGTGGTAAGTAGCGTTTGGAGAACCCCTTGTCACCAGGGATTCTGCTTCTCCTAAGGGGTCTGTGTCATCCTCAGCAAGTGTCCTCTCATGAATATCAATTATGAgcttcattaaaatattaaggCATGATTTTAAATTGCAAGGCCTGATTTGAAGTCAAATCCAGAGTCTGGGATTGTAACTCAGCTAGCGGAGTGCTTGTCAAGGAGAAGGGAAAAATagagccctgggtttcatctccaGTGCCACACTAAACCATCATACAATTCCAGACTTCAAAGTGGAGGCAGGTGGTGAGGCAGAAACTGACATACACGCGGAAGGGAAGTGTCTTATGGATACAGATGATATTgtagaaagagggaagaaggaaggaaataaatgggggagggaaggaatgggggagagaacacgaggaaagggaaggaaggaaagaggagagaagaaaggtgggagagaaaagaagaaaaggaagcagggaaggacagagggaagagggggaaagggggGGAGTGAGGAGGGGGAAATTAGTCCCAGCATCTGGGGCTATTGAGGGAAGTAAAAACTCTGAAAGGTAGGGCTGACTGGTGTTTTAGGTCATTGGGGGTGTGCCCTTGAAGGGAATTGGGGAACCTGAGTCTCTTTCTCCTTTGAACTCAGTTGTGGGTGAGGAGATTTTTGCTATTACTCCAGCCTACCCggtgaggtccaggccagtgagattctgtctcaaaaaacaaggaatGATACTCAGGGATAGCCtctggtgtacacacacacacacacacacacacacacacacacacacacacacacacgtacctaTGTTGAAATGCATTGGATTTATGCTGGGCGCATTTATGCAAGGCAGTGACAAGGGCCACTTGCATTTCCCTAGTCACCTCTGATGACTGGGACAATGGTGGATGGATAGTGGGAGGAGCAAAAGTAAAGAAACTGTCTCATAACCTAGCAATATGCGATGGGGTTTGGTGTGAGACTGCAGACGAGAGATGGGTGGTGAATTCTACTTGAACAAAGAAGTCTGAGCCTAGTTGATAGAATCTAGACAGAAGCCaaggaagagggcagaggaggcTGAGTCAGGGTTAGCTCTTACCTCTTCATGTGAGGGACTGGCTGGATAAACATTAGAAGGGACTAATTTGAGACGAATCAGCTTTGAGAGCCACATGCATGGCTCAGGCAAACCATGGGATACAGCGAACCTCTGAAGGGAGACCTCATGTCTGCTGTGGACAGTGTTGGGATTCAGAGGTGATGTGGAGATGCAGATGCACACAGCAATGTCCTCGGAGTggagagtggaggggagaggagctaGAAAGAAgagtaggaaagggagaggagaggagaggaagccGTGGCTTGAGATGAACCAGCCCTTACCTCCAGCCAGCTAGAAGGCAGGAACTTCTGCAAAGGGACCTAAAATGcagctgtgggggggggggatgaaatgcatggatggagaaaggaggggagaaaaggggggaGCGAAAAAGAATAGGggggaaagaataaagaaggaagggagggagggaggaagcatgCAGGgcttctcctgccttcacctcccatctCCTGTGGGagcactggggtcacagatgtGCTAGGTCTGGCtctgtgtggattctggggattcgcactcaggtcctcacactttcaCCCACggagtcatctcttcagcaccaAAGAGAATTgcttctttatttgttttctaaaggtaCTTTTATCTTTTCATGCGTACAGTACTGAGACACATGCTCCAGTATTAAGATTGGACAACTGAGATGAATCCCCCACTCTTGCAAATGTCACTGGTGTTTGTAATGTCCCCTTAGTTGCTCCAGGTCATGATGGAATCCCAAACTTTGCGCCTCTCCAGATCTGAAGCTCCCAGCCACTGGTTCTAACTGGCTAATGTTTCCTTGTGCTGTTGTCTCACCCAATTTGTGTCAGCTCAATCTGGCGGgtgagcccccacccccaccaagggCCAGGGGGAAGGCCTGAGAAGAGAACGGCTAGAGATTATTGATTCTTTTGTAGGGCTGGGCATTTTCACATGCATGATCTCATAACAAAGCTCTCTCAAGAAGcagaatttggggctggagagatggctcagagattaagagcactgactgctcttccagaggtcctgagttcaattcccagcaaccacatggtggctcacgaccatctgttatgagatctggtgccgtcttctggtgagcagatatacatggaagcagaatgttgtatacttaataaataaataaataaaatctttaaaaaaaaaaagaaacagaagcagggagatggttcagtattTGAAGGATCTTTCTGTGAACATccggagacctgagttcaatctctgggacccataAAAAAGTGAAAGGAGACAACTGATTCCATGAAGTTATCCTATGACAACTGTTTGCACGCCATGGCATGCCTTCTCCTGccccatcatacacacacacacacacacacacacacacacagagagagagagagagagagagagagagagagagagagagagatgataaagtaaagaaaaatttaaagatactcttaaatccttattttcttttcttccaaggACTAACACATCCTAAGCAAGTACCCACCCTCTGGCTCACACCTGTAGAATCCAAGAGAAGCTCTTTATGGAGGAAGAGTAAGGGAAGATGGCTGGAAGATGGCTGAGTAAGGTGCTTACTGATTACCTGAGTTAATCCCCAAGAGCTATGCAAACACACTTGGTGGAGAGGGTTGTgctataatcctagtactaggGAGGTGAG is part of the Cricetulus griseus strain 17A/GY chromosome 5, alternate assembly CriGri-PICRH-1.0, whole genome shotgun sequence genome and encodes:
- the C1ql2 gene encoding complement C1q-like protein 2 isoform X2, which codes for MALGLLIAVPLLLQAAPPGAAHYEMLGTCRMICDPYSVSPAGGPAGAKAPPPGPSTAALEVMQDLSANPPPPFIQGPKGDPGRPGKPGPRGPPGEPGPPGPRGPPGEKGDSGRPGLPGLQLTTSAAGGVGMVGGGAGGGGDTEGEVTSALSAAFSGPKIAFYVGLKSPHEGYEVLKFDDVVTNLGNHYDPTTGKFSCQVRGIYFFTYHILMRGGDGTSMWADLCKNGQVRASAIAQDADQNYDYASNSVVLHLDSGDEVYVKLDGGKAHGGNNNKYSTFSGFLLYPD
- the C1ql2 gene encoding complement C1q-like protein 2 isoform X3 translates to MALGLLIAVPLLLQAAPPGAAHYEMLGTCRMICDPYSVSPAGGPAGAKAPPPGPSTAALEVMQDLSANPPPPFIQGPKGDPGRPGKPGPRGPPGEPGPPGPRGPPGEKGDSGRPGLPGLQLTTSAAGGVGMVVTSALSAAFSGPKIAFYVGLKSPHEGYEVLKFDDVVTNLGNHYDPTTGKFSCQVRGIYFFTYHILMRGGDGTSMWADLCKNGQVRASAIAQDADQNYDYASNSVVLHLDSGDEVYVKLDGGKAHGGNNNKYSTFSGFLLYPD